One Thalassotalea sediminis DNA segment encodes these proteins:
- a CDS encoding oligosaccharide flippase family protein — MSIQVYKNTFYLFIVQFSNYVLPFLVIPLLTRALGVDGFGKYAFYLGVANLLLVFIRFGFEFSATRSISIHSTNKDKIIEIVSSVLVIKLLLLIFAVMIFSLIVIFAKPDPQMTMLLLGGGLLLTGQMLLPVWYFQGIQQMKFVTLYTVVTKIFYVGLLFLLISEKQDYGKATFVYGFSFFVAGVVSAIHMLYQLNFNFIANKESIKNAFKDALPFFTSRVFVMTYTGSMIPLIGFIGTPAQAAIYAASEKLYNAAQSVMYPITNALYPHVAKNRDLVLFKKLFVLSLFLVFIGCLLAYFLAPYLIVFLFGQDFKASADIFNIHTIALLFVFPSMMLGFPLLAALGFSKEANSVVIVGALVFFVIAGYGVFSGIFSTEFFVWGVVAAEVTVFGLRAYFAINRIWNKKLHLTESN; from the coding sequence GTGAGTATCCAAGTATATAAAAATACTTTTTACCTATTTATAGTGCAGTTTAGTAATTATGTGTTGCCATTTTTGGTTATTCCTTTATTAACAAGAGCATTAGGGGTAGATGGGTTTGGTAAATATGCGTTTTATTTAGGCGTTGCTAACTTACTTCTTGTCTTTATACGCTTTGGTTTTGAGTTTTCAGCAACAAGATCAATAAGTATTCACTCAACCAATAAAGATAAAATAATTGAAATTGTCAGTTCAGTATTAGTAATAAAGCTGCTGTTACTTATTTTTGCGGTGATGATTTTTTCGTTAATCGTAATATTTGCGAAACCTGATCCTCAAATGACGATGCTACTGCTTGGTGGAGGACTATTACTGACAGGGCAAATGCTATTGCCCGTGTGGTATTTCCAAGGCATTCAGCAAATGAAGTTTGTTACTCTATATACGGTTGTCACCAAAATATTTTATGTTGGATTATTGTTTTTACTCATTAGTGAAAAACAAGATTACGGTAAAGCAACTTTTGTCTATGGCTTTTCATTTTTTGTTGCTGGCGTTGTTAGCGCTATTCATATGCTGTACCAGTTAAATTTTAATTTTATTGCGAATAAGGAATCGATCAAAAATGCGTTTAAAGACGCATTGCCTTTTTTTACTTCACGGGTATTTGTAATGACGTATACCGGTAGTATGATTCCATTGATTGGATTTATAGGTACGCCAGCACAAGCTGCCATATATGCTGCATCAGAGAAACTATATAACGCCGCTCAATCAGTTATGTATCCTATTACTAATGCACTTTACCCCCACGTAGCAAAAAATAGGGATTTAGTACTGTTTAAAAAGTTATTCGTGCTTTCCTTGTTTTTAGTCTTTATTGGTTGTTTATTGGCCTATTTTTTAGCGCCATATTTGATTGTGTTCTTGTTTGGCCAAGACTTTAAAGCAAGCGCTGATATTTTTAATATTCATACCATTGCATTGTTATTCGTGTTTCCTTCGATGATGTTAGGCTTCCCTTTGTTAGCAGCGTTAGGTTTCTCTAAAGAAGCAAATAGCGTGGTTATCGTGGGAGCTTTGGTCTTTTTTGTTATCGCTGGGTATGGTGTATTTAGCGGTATTTTTAGTACTGAATTCTTCGTATGGGGTGTGGTAGCAGCAGAAGTAACGGTGTTTGGTTTAAGAGCTTATTTTGCTATTAACCGAATATGGAATAAAAAATTACACTTGACCGAGTCAAATTAA
- a CDS encoding O-antigen ligase family protein, with translation MADQALHLIGSTTIKCAKLALFQFTMLMIGSALLVDAVNGFIMVGIGIDIKLSALFKLLLIAIVMFQIGSYSKRALGYLLLLFGIMLIGPLITFLNTTDIVGFFDDLTSGLKIISVLVIIVYLQFIAQKWPDLLLKYGKACLKFSFFVLMINIFLGVLGFGYSSYGGNDGGDDSVGIKGFFYAGNELSGIYIVLFGTMLHYAWQKSKATYFIISGVAIISGVLIATKAAMLAGMLLVFIIPILNERNRMFNLTWLKVKLLVPFLIVVAVLAITIIPILESTGLLGRFIWFYEKNGVLGILLSGRDKFLAETMSLYFNYANWADVVFGFSKTGLGLFTKNAMEIDPIDMYFWHGLVGLLLFVIYCIVMLSIGFRTARLKVGHIGPAVLIINLSLIMVSMIAGHIFTSGMLAPLLALVNGMALCDRKYHSTAKPNPELSGV, from the coding sequence TTGGCCGACCAAGCATTACACCTCATAGGCAGTACGACAATAAAGTGCGCAAAGTTGGCGCTGTTCCAATTTACTATGCTCATGATTGGAAGTGCGCTTTTAGTAGACGCAGTTAATGGTTTTATCATGGTTGGCATCGGCATTGATATAAAATTATCTGCCTTGTTTAAGCTCTTGCTGATAGCAATTGTGATGTTCCAAATAGGTAGTTACTCCAAGCGTGCCCTAGGCTATTTACTATTACTCTTTGGCATTATGCTGATTGGCCCGTTAATCACCTTTTTAAATACTACAGATATCGTTGGTTTTTTTGACGATCTGACGTCTGGTTTGAAAATTATTTCCGTGTTGGTGATCATTGTTTATTTGCAGTTTATTGCTCAAAAGTGGCCAGATTTGCTATTAAAGTATGGGAAAGCCTGCCTTAAGTTTTCTTTTTTCGTTTTAATGATTAATATCTTTTTAGGCGTTTTGGGATTTGGCTACAGCAGTTATGGTGGCAATGATGGTGGCGATGACTCTGTTGGTATTAAAGGCTTTTTCTATGCTGGTAACGAACTCAGTGGCATCTATATCGTGTTGTTTGGCACGATGTTGCATTACGCATGGCAAAAAAGTAAAGCGACTTACTTTATCATAAGTGGCGTGGCAATAATCTCGGGCGTACTCATTGCGACGAAAGCGGCAATGCTCGCCGGTATGTTACTCGTGTTCATTATTCCTATATTAAATGAACGAAATCGCATGTTTAATTTAACTTGGTTAAAGGTTAAGTTATTAGTGCCTTTTTTAATCGTTGTCGCTGTTTTAGCAATTACAATTATACCTATTTTAGAGTCCACAGGGCTACTTGGCCGTTTTATTTGGTTTTATGAAAAAAATGGTGTGCTCGGCATTTTATTGTCAGGAAGAGATAAATTCTTAGCTGAAACAATGTCACTATACTTTAATTACGCTAACTGGGCTGATGTTGTATTTGGTTTTAGTAAAACGGGACTGGGGTTATTTACTAAAAACGCAATGGAAATTGACCCTATTGATATGTATTTTTGGCATGGATTAGTTGGGCTATTGCTGTTTGTTATTTACTGTATTGTAATGTTGAGCATTGGGTTTAGAACCGCTCGGCTAAAAGTCGGACACATAGGTCCTGCGGTATTAATTATAAATTTAAGTTTGATTATGGTCTCTATGATCGCCGGCCACATATTCACTTCCGGCATGTTGGCTCCACTCTTAGCGTTGGTTAATGGTATGGCGTTGTGTGATCGAAAATACCATTCTACAGCTAAACCAAATCCAGAACTTTCGGGTGTTTAG
- a CDS encoding Wzz/FepE/Etk N-terminal domain-containing protein, translated as MSNDNSKQINEDISLYGLISLFFQHWLVLVICGFSFAFTAMVWAIFQPNVYTAEITIMPVKKDEKSMAGVASQLGGLASLAGLNLNKDLDENAKLALKMLTSKKFIMEFIEEEQLAVPIMAAKSWDIATDKLEIDPDVYDVETKTWVREAVAPRTSEPSLQEIFAVFVELLEVEEEPKSKFIKVSLDFYSPKLATAWLNKLIDKLNHDIRALDKQLADESINYLNEAYDSAKLANMKKAISILVEEQVQAKMLTEIRKDYVFMVVDPAIVPEIKSKPKRAIIVVVGGFIGGIIGLIIILFISGRKNHLNAQRG; from the coding sequence ATGAGCAACGACAATTCAAAACAGATTAACGAAGACATTTCTTTGTACGGGCTTATTTCTCTCTTCTTTCAACACTGGCTTGTATTAGTTATTTGTGGTTTTTCTTTTGCTTTTACTGCAATGGTTTGGGCTATTTTTCAGCCAAATGTTTATACTGCAGAAATTACTATTATGCCTGTTAAGAAAGATGAAAAGTCTATGGCAGGTGTTGCGAGCCAACTAGGTGGTTTAGCATCTCTAGCTGGGCTAAATTTAAATAAAGATCTTGATGAAAACGCAAAATTAGCGTTAAAAATGCTCACTTCTAAAAAGTTTATTATGGAGTTCATTGAAGAGGAACAATTGGCTGTTCCAATTATGGCGGCAAAATCTTGGGATATCGCAACCGATAAGCTTGAAATTGACCCAGATGTTTATGATGTTGAAACAAAGACGTGGGTTAGAGAAGCAGTAGCGCCGCGTACATCAGAACCAAGTTTACAGGAAATATTTGCCGTATTTGTAGAGCTGTTGGAAGTGGAAGAAGAACCTAAATCAAAATTCATAAAGGTTTCACTTGATTTTTACTCGCCAAAATTAGCGACTGCTTGGTTGAATAAGTTAATAGATAAGCTTAATCATGATATTCGAGCGCTTGATAAACAACTCGCAGATGAAAGTATTAATTATTTAAATGAAGCCTATGACAGCGCCAAATTGGCGAATATGAAAAAGGCAATTTCTATACTTGTTGAAGAGCAAGTGCAAGCGAAGATGTTGACGGAAATTCGAAAAGATTATGTGTTTATGGTTGTTGACCCTGCAATTGTTCCTGAAATTAAATCGAAACCAAAGCGCGCTATAATTGTTGTGGTGGGTGGCTTTATCGGTGGAATAATTGGCTTAATTATTATTCTGTTTATCTCAGGTAGAAAAAATCATTTAAACGCCCAAAGAGGCTAA
- a CDS encoding glycosyltransferase family 4 protein — MKKLIIVSTRPGVGKGGISTALEGYIAGLDAQNVAYEYVESHWANSNTFKVWGLALFHIIKLALKHRKNAVFWFHLGPWFSSFRKFTLAIVPRLLGASVIGHVHSPATKGYLENSFFTRKGYQLLLSPYHTIVALTPWWKNYLSAYFPNKSIVVCPNPNNEADIETAKGHLLSKDPYSAKTSVNVLTMARLVEGKNVDKVIRSFNALPEHFSLTIAGDGELSAELKQLVKQLGLAHRVTFTGWISGEQKSALFHTADIFCLPSLYDSFGMVFIEAMANNVPVIALGWGPIIDVVIPETGELVSEANEHEISAALLQMSKHLEQYHLAGPKYVCEKYQPNIVVQEIIKLL; from the coding sequence ATGAAAAAACTCATCATTGTTTCGACCAGACCAGGTGTTGGAAAAGGCGGTATTTCGACGGCATTAGAAGGTTATATAGCAGGTTTAGACGCTCAGAATGTAGCGTATGAATATGTTGAATCACATTGGGCTAATAGTAATACTTTTAAAGTGTGGGGGCTGGCGCTTTTCCACATTATAAAGCTTGCGTTAAAACATCGAAAAAATGCGGTGTTTTGGTTTCATTTAGGCCCTTGGTTTTCTTCTTTTCGGAAATTTACTTTGGCGATAGTACCGAGGCTTTTAGGGGCAAGCGTTATTGGTCATGTGCACTCTCCTGCAACAAAAGGCTATCTAGAAAATAGCTTTTTTACCAGAAAAGGATATCAACTTTTATTATCGCCTTACCATACGATTGTTGCTTTAACGCCTTGGTGGAAAAACTATTTATCAGCATATTTTCCAAATAAATCGATCGTAGTATGCCCAAATCCTAATAACGAGGCTGATATTGAAACGGCCAAAGGGCATTTACTTAGTAAAGATCCTTATTCAGCTAAAACGTCAGTTAATGTGCTAACAATGGCAAGATTAGTGGAAGGTAAAAATGTTGATAAAGTGATCAGAAGCTTTAACGCATTACCTGAACATTTTAGTTTAACAATTGCTGGTGATGGAGAATTATCTGCTGAGTTAAAGCAGTTAGTGAAGCAGTTAGGTTTAGCACATCGTGTAACGTTTACCGGTTGGATTTCAGGTGAACAAAAAAGCGCATTATTTCATACGGCTGATATTTTTTGCTTACCGTCACTATACGATTCTTTTGGTATGGTTTTTATAGAAGCCATGGCAAACAATGTTCCGGTTATTGCCCTAGGATGGGGACCAATAATAGATGTTGTTATTCCTGAAACAGGTGAGTTGGTTAGTGAAGCTAATGAACATGAGATTTCAGCTGCATTGTTACAGATGAGTAAACACCTTGAGCAATACCATTTAGCTGGCCCTAAATATGTATGTGAAAAATATCAACCAAATATTGTTGTCCAAGAAATAATAAAGCTACTTTAA
- the pssE gene encoding PssE/Cps14G family polysaccharide biosynthesis glycosyltransferase, with protein MKVFVTVGNTPYNSLIKALDELVDPKKYELTIQIANGDYSPKNHHFIRFTDNINEYYNDADIVVSHAGAGSTFQLLEMRKKLVVVPNFDRVDDHQLDLADFVSQNSYACVCYELSHIDECLTEVMSKTYDDYTHHKFSGFAEIHQQINMNRSFSGNNIVANIPVDVFSDLQSTVDHIIKEDGTVFNGSAIAINPEKIIRAINDKEVADVLLSADIRYADGIGIVKTLMRKTGADINRIPGCELWEMLMKKAGEKHVPVYLIGGSQEVVDSTQQKLSDSFNTPICGYRNGYFSQDEEAEIIEAICTAKPKIIAVALGSPKQEMFIDKCKAAYPEAYYMGVGGSFDVFVNRVKRAPEFFRNWNLEWFYRALKQPKRLLRQANLLRYLYLELARKL; from the coding sequence ATGAAGGTTTTTGTTACGGTTGGTAATACGCCCTATAACTCGTTAATTAAGGCCCTTGATGAGTTGGTCGACCCTAAAAAATATGAGTTAACTATTCAAATTGCTAATGGTGATTATAGCCCTAAGAACCATCATTTTATTCGTTTTACCGATAACATTAACGAATATTACAATGACGCTGATATTGTAGTTTCACATGCTGGTGCAGGTAGTACTTTTCAGCTGTTGGAAATGAGAAAGAAGCTTGTAGTTGTACCAAACTTTGATCGGGTTGATGATCATCAACTCGATTTAGCCGATTTTGTTTCACAGAATAGTTATGCTTGCGTATGTTATGAATTATCGCATATCGATGAGTGTTTGACGGAAGTAATGAGTAAAACGTATGACGACTATACCCATCATAAATTTTCGGGTTTTGCCGAAATTCATCAACAAATAAATATGAATCGTAGTTTTAGTGGTAATAATATCGTTGCTAACATTCCGGTTGACGTATTTAGTGATTTACAGTCAACAGTAGACCATATTATCAAAGAAGACGGTACTGTATTTAATGGCTCTGCAATTGCCATAAACCCTGAAAAAATAATTCGAGCGATTAACGATAAAGAAGTAGCAGATGTGTTGTTAAGTGCAGATATACGTTATGCAGACGGTATTGGTATTGTTAAAACACTGATGCGAAAAACGGGGGCTGACATAAACCGAATTCCTGGTTGTGAGCTGTGGGAAATGCTAATGAAGAAGGCGGGTGAAAAACACGTTCCTGTATATCTTATTGGTGGTTCTCAAGAGGTCGTTGATAGCACACAGCAAAAGCTTAGCGACTCTTTCAATACGCCAATTTGCGGCTATAGAAATGGTTACTTTTCGCAAGATGAAGAAGCGGAGATCATAGAGGCTATATGTACCGCAAAGCCAAAAATTATTGCCGTTGCTCTTGGTTCACCAAAACAAGAGATGTTTATCGACAAGTGTAAGGCTGCATACCCAGAAGCTTATTACATGGGGGTTGGTGGTAGTTTTGACGTTTTTGTTAATCGTGTAAAACGAGCGCCAGAATTTTTTCGTAATTGGAATTTAGAGTGGTTTTATCGCGCCCTCAAACAACCGAAACGTTTGTTAAGACAGGCTAATCTACTCCGGTATTTATATTTAGAATTAGCGAGAAAACTGTAA
- the pssD gene encoding PssD/Cps14F family polysaccharide biosynthesis glycosyltransferase, producing the protein MFAKRKEVILLVFGKGGHNAQITRFIDNDNINQLPLIALTSADNIHKKIDEKYFCLEARDKFSQLKNLFIFCAYVVVAIAQMFRIITKYKVIGMISTGPGLAVIPGIMCRIMRAKVIYFESWSRIEKPSLAGRFMYWISNQFYVQHQSMKAKYPQAKYVGRL; encoded by the coding sequence ATGTTTGCGAAAAGAAAGGAAGTGATTTTACTTGTTTTTGGTAAAGGCGGTCACAACGCACAAATTACGCGCTTTATTGACAATGATAATATTAATCAATTGCCATTAATTGCGCTAACAAGTGCGGATAATATTCACAAAAAAATCGACGAAAAATACTTTTGTTTAGAGGCTAGAGACAAGTTTAGTCAATTAAAAAACCTCTTTATCTTTTGTGCCTATGTTGTCGTTGCAATTGCACAAATGTTTAGAATTATTACCAAATATAAAGTGATAGGAATGATCTCTACTGGCCCTGGATTAGCGGTAATTCCCGGTATTATGTGTCGTATAATGCGCGCGAAAGTTATTTATTTTGAATCTTGGTCGCGCATTGAAAAGCCTTCTTTAGCGGGGCGTTTTATGTATTGGATTTCCAATCAATTTTATGTGCAACACCAATCAATGAAAGCGAAATATCCACAAGCAAAATACGTGGGGCGACTATGA
- a CDS encoding pantoate--beta-alanine ligase codes for MRVITFGTFDIFHVGHLNILKRAKEHGDHLIVGISTDDLNFSKKARYPVCPQKSRAEIVDALACVDEVFFEESLELKREYIQQYNADILVMGDDWQGKFDDLKDICQVVYLPRTPSISTTELIEIVKER; via the coding sequence GTGCGCGTTATTACATTTGGTACCTTTGATATATTTCATGTAGGTCATTTAAATATTTTGAAACGAGCAAAGGAACATGGAGATCATTTAATCGTAGGAATTTCTACAGATGATCTGAATTTTTCCAAAAAGGCTCGTTATCCCGTTTGTCCTCAAAAAAGCCGTGCAGAAATAGTCGACGCCCTTGCTTGTGTTGATGAGGTTTTCTTTGAAGAGTCGCTTGAGTTAAAAAGAGAATATATTCAGCAATATAACGCAGACATTCTTGTAATGGGGGATGATTGGCAAGGAAAGTTTGATGACTTGAAAGATATTTGCCAAGTTGTTTATTTACCAAGAACGCCATCAATCAGTACCACTGAGTTAATTGAAATAGTAAAGGAAAGGTAA
- a CDS encoding polysaccharide pyruvyl transferase family protein, whose translation MLIEIKGVQFENKGAELMLYSIVEQIHSRWPNAEICLRPRLKSPYLKRASIGAYQKLHLAKGNIDLNTLAYWIPKKVKHYLKRVWGIVTEADIDAVLDASGFSYGDQWGPHCLDAIEKEVLRLKQHKKHYVFLPQALGPFDRNELQTKASKVFTNACLVFAREQQSFEHVEKLSSGNVFIAPDFTNLYSPEADASYRHLRGQVAIIINSKMVSDKNTNSYWREHYVNNIAQIMAALIEQGHKVFLLNHEGEKDQALCESLQAKIGEVDIISPDNANDVKGIIKQCSFVVSSRFHGCVSALSSGVPCLATSWSHKYEQLYMEYQVSDYLLSEQHFEEPIAELLAQFVLKLPQIRVQLQEQSQIYKTQSNEMWQKVEAQLTSLNL comes from the coding sequence GTGTTAATTGAGATTAAAGGCGTACAGTTTGAGAACAAAGGCGCTGAACTTATGCTTTATAGTATTGTTGAGCAAATTCATTCGCGATGGCCAAACGCTGAAATATGTTTAAGACCGCGACTTAAATCTCCTTATTTAAAAAGAGCATCTATTGGTGCCTATCAAAAGCTTCACTTAGCTAAGGGGAATATTGATTTAAATACGTTAGCATACTGGATACCCAAGAAAGTTAAACATTACTTAAAAAGGGTATGGGGTATTGTTACCGAGGCGGATATAGATGCAGTATTGGATGCGTCAGGATTTAGCTATGGTGATCAATGGGGCCCTCACTGTTTAGATGCTATTGAAAAAGAAGTGCTTAGATTGAAGCAACATAAAAAGCATTACGTTTTTTTGCCACAAGCACTTGGTCCTTTTGATCGAAACGAATTACAAACAAAGGCTAGTAAGGTTTTTACTAATGCGTGTTTGGTTTTTGCACGTGAACAACAGTCATTTGAACATGTGGAAAAACTTTCAAGTGGTAATGTATTTATCGCGCCAGATTTTACTAATTTGTATTCACCAGAAGCTGATGCGTCATATAGACATTTGCGAGGCCAGGTTGCCATTATCATCAATAGTAAAATGGTCAGTGATAAGAACACGAACAGTTATTGGCGTGAACATTATGTTAATAATATTGCCCAAATAATGGCTGCGCTGATCGAACAAGGACATAAGGTATTTTTGTTAAATCATGAAGGCGAAAAAGATCAAGCTTTATGTGAGTCACTGCAAGCAAAAATAGGCGAAGTAGATATTATCTCACCTGATAATGCCAATGATGTTAAAGGTATAATTAAACAGTGTAGTTTTGTGGTCAGTTCGCGGTTTCATGGCTGTGTAAGTGCGCTTTCATCGGGCGTACCCTGTTTGGCAACGAGCTGGAGCCATAAATATGAGCAGCTTTATATGGAGTACCAAGTAAGTGATTACTTGCTTAGTGAACAACACTTTGAAGAACCTATAGCAGAACTTTTAGCACAATTTGTGTTAAAGCTGCCTCAAATACGCGTGCAATTACAAGAACAAAGTCAAATCTATAAAACACAAAGTAATGAGATGTGGCAGAAGGTTGAAGCACAACTTACATCTTTGAATTTGTAA
- a CDS encoding nitroreductase family protein, translating to MKSLFKKLLPNTIVNVISQRLQTTKQFLSKLMGRFRVTSALYYFIFDHQYYREQQATLAGKNSYAKQAGIAGSSSALLRRNTHRLEKGLIMQPRKPIFAEGYIGETVACYQRCVSGGNIESRELIWAQDVLVAYFAAVDIEQSKVIQNAHQVFSRLPIISEQNSHAIPYAFEKRVNSEITSKSLYDLFKQRRSVRWFEPRKVAPELIEQAVEMALQAPSACNRQPFEFYTFYTPEKASKIAAIPMGTKGFAENIQALIVIVGDLSAYPKERDRHVIYIDGGLVAMQLMLACESLGLSTCPINWPDMEMYEKKMEKELALEKHQRPIMLMAIGYGKPTGKIPFSQKKSAQQVIKEMD from the coding sequence ATGAAATCATTATTTAAAAAACTACTACCCAACACAATTGTTAACGTTATTAGTCAACGTTTACAAACCACAAAACAGTTTTTATCAAAATTGATGGGACGATTTCGAGTCACCAGCGCACTTTATTATTTTATCTTTGATCATCAGTATTACCGAGAGCAACAAGCGACACTAGCCGGTAAAAATAGTTATGCTAAGCAAGCGGGTATTGCGGGCTCTTCGAGTGCGTTACTTCGACGAAATACGCATCGATTAGAAAAAGGCTTGATCATGCAACCTCGTAAGCCAATCTTTGCAGAGGGTTATATTGGTGAGACGGTAGCCTGTTATCAGCGTTGTGTAAGTGGCGGCAATATTGAATCTAGAGAGTTAATATGGGCGCAAGATGTGTTGGTAGCCTATTTTGCTGCAGTTGATATCGAACAGAGCAAAGTGATACAAAATGCGCATCAGGTGTTTTCTCGCTTGCCAATTATTTCTGAACAAAATAGCCATGCCATTCCGTATGCATTTGAAAAGCGTGTTAACAGCGAGATAACTAGCAAATCTTTGTATGATCTTTTTAAGCAGCGACGCTCGGTACGCTGGTTTGAACCTAGAAAAGTTGCACCTGAGTTGATTGAACAAGCGGTAGAAATGGCGTTGCAAGCACCCAGCGCATGTAATAGGCAGCCATTTGAATTTTATACTTTTTATACTCCAGAAAAGGCGTCAAAAATTGCTGCTATACCAATGGGTACAAAAGGATTTGCCGAAAATATTCAGGCGCTAATCGTAATCGTTGGCGATTTAAGTGCTTACCCTAAAGAACGAGATCGCCATGTTATCTATATTGATGGTGGTTTAGTTGCTATGCAATTGATGTTGGCTTGTGAATCGCTTGGATTGTCTACTTGCCCAATAAATTGGCCAGATATGGAAATGTACGAAAAGAAAATGGAAAAAGAATTGGCATTAGAAAAACATCAGCGTCCTATAATGTTGATGGCGATAGGTTATGGGAAGCCAACGGGAAAAATTCCTTTTTCTCAAAAGAAAAGTGCGCAACAAGTTATTAAGGAAATGGATTAG
- a CDS encoding flippase has product MAFSASINNSALLILEKVITIGVSFLTGVFLARVAGAEAFGQFSYILSFVGLFTPLCVMGLNNIVTKYIVKYPDNSHYYVKSSLIVRAFGALVSVVLGIAIILLANKQTALQPQIIQLLLMQSAQVFFVFEYYFLANNLLLPALKIRLSILILSAVLKLLVIYSSASISLLILLHGLSYIGIAAGYIFLYKRCKADKKSKRAVQSHTMLAMFHRGKWLLLSGIASVIYLKIDQVMLANYYSAANVGVYAAAAKLSEFWYVFPVLIANAFNPQLIKKYKSDKVLFEQFILQFLSVLVACAFTITLLTYLFSDIVIHWVYGAEFEASIAIVNIHIFATIFIFQRAILSKWLIIKGLYKYSLWTQGIGAIINICLNMAFIPKWGGIGAAWASLIAYMAASYLSLFLSKELRPFAKLMTIALCTWPVKTIQLLHQQRLTRT; this is encoded by the coding sequence ATGGCTTTTTCAGCAAGCATTAACAACAGTGCCCTACTTATACTTGAAAAAGTAATTACCATTGGTGTTTCATTTCTCACTGGCGTTTTTCTTGCGCGCGTAGCGGGTGCTGAAGCTTTCGGCCAGTTTTCTTACATCTTATCTTTTGTTGGGTTGTTCACTCCTTTGTGCGTTATGGGGTTAAACAATATCGTTACCAAGTATATTGTAAAATACCCCGATAATAGCCACTACTATGTCAAATCCTCTCTTATTGTTAGAGCATTTGGCGCTTTAGTATCTGTGGTGTTGGGCATTGCAATAATTCTGCTTGCAAACAAACAAACAGCATTACAACCGCAAATTATTCAATTATTACTCATGCAAAGCGCCCAAGTATTCTTTGTTTTTGAGTATTACTTCCTTGCGAATAACCTATTATTACCCGCGCTAAAAATTAGACTCTCGATATTGATATTATCTGCCGTGCTAAAATTGTTAGTCATTTATAGTTCAGCAAGCATTTCGCTGCTTATACTTTTACACGGCCTCAGCTACATAGGTATTGCCGCCGGTTATATTTTTCTTTACAAACGATGTAAAGCAGATAAAAAAAGTAAAAGAGCCGTACAATCTCATACTATGCTAGCAATGTTCCACCGTGGGAAGTGGCTATTACTTTCAGGAATCGCATCAGTTATATATTTAAAAATTGATCAAGTAATGTTGGCCAATTACTACAGCGCAGCAAACGTTGGAGTGTATGCTGCTGCGGCTAAACTATCGGAGTTTTGGTATGTATTCCCTGTGCTCATAGCTAACGCTTTTAACCCGCAACTGATCAAGAAATATAAATCAGATAAAGTGCTTTTTGAGCAGTTTATTCTGCAATTTTTAAGTGTTTTAGTCGCTTGTGCGTTTACTATTACCCTATTAACCTATTTATTTTCAGATATCGTTATTCACTGGGTATATGGCGCAGAATTTGAAGCCAGTATCGCGATAGTTAACATACATATTTTTGCGACTATTTTCATTTTTCAGCGCGCGATATTGAGTAAATGGCTAATTATTAAAGGGCTTTATAAATATAGCCTGTGGACACAGGGCATCGGTGCCATTATCAATATATGTTTAAATATGGCGTTTATTCCCAAATGGGGAGGAATAGGCGCTGCTTGGGCAAGCTTAATTGCCTACATGGCAGCTAGCTATTTAAGTTTATTTTTGAGTAAAGAGTTGAGACCTTTTGCTAAATTAATGACAATAGCCTTATGTACCTGGCCGGTAAAAACGATACAATTACTTCATCAACAACGTTTAACTCGTACCTAA